In Macadamia integrifolia cultivar HAES 741 chromosome 5, SCU_Mint_v3, whole genome shotgun sequence, a single window of DNA contains:
- the LOC122078647 gene encoding allene oxide cyclase, chloroplastic-like: MASARSFAAPKSLSSSIRALDSRSSLFFAQTQKLSGFKTIDSSTIRTLRSVRTHQNLSTRWSATRVFSSLKEDHKPDSSFTPRPTTVQELCVYEINERDRGSPAYLRLSQKEENSLGDLVPFSNKVYSGDLQKRLGITAGICVLIQHVPEKKGDRYEAIYSFYFGDYGHISVQGTYLTHEDSYLAVTGGSGVFEGVYGQVKLQQLIFPFKLFYTFYLKGIPDLPAELLSEPVPPSPTVEPSPAAKAVEPHATISNFTN, from the exons ATGGCGTCTGCAAGATCATTTGCAGCTCCCAAGAGCTTATCTTCATCAATTAGGGCACTTGATTCAAGatcatctcttttctttgcTCAGACCCAGAAACTCTCGGGGTTTAAGACTATCGATTCATCAACGATCCGTACTCTCAGATCTGTAAGAACCCACCAGAATCTCTCCACCCGGTGGAGCGCAACCAGAGTCTTCTCCTCCTTGAAAGAGGATCATAAACCAGATTCTTCTTTCACTCCCAGACCCA CCACAGTTCAGGAGCTTTGTGTGTACGAGATCAACGAAAGAGACCGTGGAAGCCCTGCATACCTACGCCTCAGCCAGAAAGAGGAGAACTCACTGGGCGATCTCGTTCCTTTCAGCAACAAG GTGTATAGCGGGGACTTGCAGAAGAGGTTGGGCATAACAGCTGGGATCTGTGTGTTGATCCAACATGTACCAGAGAAGAAAGGAGATCGATATGAAGCGATTTACAGCTTCTATTTTGGGGATTACGGGCATATCTCGGTACAGGGGACGTATCTGACTCACGAAGACTCGTATCTTGCTGTGACGGGTGGATCAGGTGTGTTTGAGGGAGTGTATGGGCAGGTGAAATTGCAGCAATTGATCTTCCCTTTCAAGCTGTTCTATACATTTTATCTGAAAGGGATTCCTGATTTGCCTGCTGAGCTCTTGAGTGAACCAGTTCCTCCATCTCCTACTGTTGAACCTTCACCTGCTGCTAAGGCTGTTGAGCCACATGCCACCATTTCCAACTTTACCAACTGA